A region of the Mytilus galloprovincialis chromosome 1, xbMytGall1.hap1.1, whole genome shotgun sequence genome:
accttttgtaaaccggaagtagctatttatttgtactttattaatataaaagtatatagaaccagatatttttggaatcagtgtcaagtaaatattcaaatataatcggaagtaacatttttcaaaccggaagtaacaaattatctcccttatttaaaaaaaatgtatggaaacaatatatttttggaatcagcttactaggagctatcatttgacgattgaaatgacattttaaacttagtttcacaacttttcatatcaaaatacattgttttgatggaaagaccttcaattgttctctgaacaattggtttttaattttaaatatattcttTCTTATCCTgacatttatatattaattaaagGGATACTCCCTTTATTTCGATTGTGCACACGCGTACATCAAATAGTATGTTTGCTGTTTTACAGAtaggaaaaataatataaaaagtgtGACATGGATGTTAGGCTGCTTGGAGCCtcgtgttattttaaaaaaaagtgatatgcaaacatattttctttttctttcagaaATTTAAAAAGGACCACCTTAAGGAAACCAAAACAGCATCAATGACTGAAAATACAggcaaaaacaaatacaaaaatgtatttccatgtatgtaaaatattattattgtgTATATCAGAAAGGTAACAGTAATAACTGGAAAAAGTATTTCTACTTCAAAATGCACGAAAAATTTGTCTCGTGAAAGTCTGATCACAAAAGTGAAATTCAAAGACACTTTTGATAAGGGGGAATTTTCCATCAAACGATCAGATTTATCTTTATATGATACAATTATAGTAAGAAACACATCCTGAAGACTCGCACACAAGCCTCTGATATGAGTATTGGTTGgttcttcaatgctcttcaacttcgtgcttaattttttttattatttaaatatagatTTCCTGATGagtctttaaaaaataaatgggtgcCGGCTTACAAATTGAGAATTCTTGTTTCTacgatttttttatattgtacagtAACCTGTTGTTTTGCTCCTTTCAGATGATGAAACTCGTGTTATACTTGACCTACAACCTGGAAAAGCAGGATCTGACTATATTAACGCATCATTTATAAATGTAAGTATTACTAACATGTCACTATAAAATTATGTTGTTTGCTTCCATTTCgtttaaaataagaaaagaacCTGGTACATGTGTTCTCTtaaatgaaacggaaacattatGTTGAAGACCCAATACTGACCTTTAGTTCCTTAGTAGAGAGTAATTTAAATGGTAATGATACAACATCCTGTTTGTTAATACCAACTCGACATCGTTAATTCATATGAAGAAGAAAATGCAATGATACCATAATTGAATAGattgtataatttaaaaagacTTGATATACGAGAAAGAATTAAGGATTTGAGAACTTTTAATTTCAAGTGTTGCCAAACATGACGgaaattatattgattttttggaaaGGCTCGACAAGAATAATTTGGCTTAATTTTTTGCCAGTCAGTAGAACTTTGTAAAACACAcccatttttaaatatttcccattagggttgtgttttttttatatcatcattTAGAAAATTTAGGGTTGATTTTCAAAGCATTAGAGGCTGTCATTTCTGTACCTTAACAGGGGTACTGTGATTGAGTGTATGACTTATACGTAGTGATTTACTATTGAAACTATATCAGATATTCATGGTAGAAATAGCCACATACTTagcaaaatgttgtttttttttaaatttgtttcagtCTTCTTTTTATTGGCCATGCCATCATATGATTGAAAAGTTTAAAGCTTTAATATGTGCATCTAGTACACATAACTATCTTCTTCTAATTTGTATTATTTAAGCAGCATTTAACATACATTATATTATAACTGATTTAGCTTTATACCTTATACCTACGTACCGTATACCTAAAAAAAGGGTACGACCCTGCTATCGTCGGAAAACTAAGTTCTCTTTTGGGCAATATTATTTTGTACTTACACTAACTCATCAGGACAATACCAATTGTTACATAATGTTATTTAGGGATATGGTGAAGTAAAGAAATACATAGCCGCTCAAGGTAAGTTTATAGAACTTATTGAATTTTTGGATTGTCTTGGTAATATTTTTGATTAAaagaattgtaaaaaaataatgctgTCTTTATAAGcgtagaaaaaaattaaaaaaaagtgacaaaacaTCATGCACATATTAAAAAAgccaaaacaaaataacaacgcTTTTATTCTCAAAGTCAAAGGGTCGATGCCActtctggtggacgtttcgtccccgaaggcATTCACCAACCCAGaggtcaacacttcggtgttgacataagtatcaataatgtggtcatttttataaatttcctgtttacaaaactttgaatttttcgaaaaactaaggatttttttttatcacagatATAGATaacttaaccgtatttggcacaactgtttggaattttggatcctcaatgctctttgttcttgtttggctaaatattttgatatgagcgtcactgatgagtcttatgtagacgaagcgccgtctggcgtactaaattataatcctggtacatttgataactatcataTTGTTACTTTCAAGGAAGAC
Encoded here:
- the LOC143061271 gene encoding receptor-type tyrosine-protein phosphatase alpha-like, with the translated sequence MTENTGKNKYKNVFPYDETRVILDLQPGKAGSDYINASFINGYGEVKKYIAAQGPLESTINDFWRMIWQYDCGKIVILTNVFELGKVRE